The following is a genomic window from Lysinibacillus sp. JNUCC-52.
GCCGATAATGGCTCATCCGCGATCGAAATTGCATTAAAAATGAGTTTTCAGTATCACATGCAAATAGGAAAAACGACGAAAAAACGATTTCTTGCATTAACAGATGCTTATCACGGAGAAACACTTGGTGCTTTATCAGTCGGTGGTGTCGATCTTTATAATGAGGTGTATCAGCCACTTTTACTGGATACAGTGCGAGCTCAGGGACCTGATTGTTTTCGTTGTCCCTTCAATAAAAATCCACAAAGTTGTGATGCCCAATGCATATCTTTTGTTGAAAAAGAGCTGAGTCAGCATCATATGGAAATTACAGCGGTCATTATTGAGCCACTGATTCAAGCGGCGGCAGGCATGAAAATGTATCCTTCTATTTATTTACAACGTTTACGGGAGCTATGTACAAACTATGATGTCCATCTAATAGCTGATGAAATTGCAGTTGGCTTTGGTCGAACAGGTACACTCTTTGCCTGCGAGCAAGCTGCTATTTCACCAGATTTTATGTGCTTGTCAAAAGGCTTAACAGGTGGTTATTTACCGCTTTCTGTTGTGTTAACAACAAATGAAGTATACCAAGCATTTTATGATGATTATGCGACGATGAAAGCATTTTTACATTCGCATAGTTATACGGGCAATACACTTGCTTGCCGTGTTGCTCTAGAAGTATTGTCGATGTTTGAAGAAGAGCATTATATAGACATTGTACAAGAAAAAGGTGAACGCATGCGTAAGCTAGCAGTTGAGGCTTTTAGTGATTTGCCTTTTGTTGGCGAATATCGACAAGTAGGCTTTGTCGGGGCAATCGAGTTAGTGGCGAATCGTGAAATGAAAGAGCCATTCTCGAGTGAGGAGCGTATTGGCTATCAAATATATAAAAGAGCATTAACAAAAGGATTACTTATTCGTCCATTAGGGAATGTTTTGTACTTTATGCCGCCTTATATAATAACGGACGAAGAGATGCAATTTATGATACAGACAACAAAAGAAACAATTGTTCAATTTTTTGAAGAACGGGGGAATAATGCATGTTTCAAAGACAATCAACGCTATCACTTGTGATGATCGCAATGTTTGCTGCTTTAACAGCCATTGGTGCTTTTATTAAAATACCACTTCCTGTAGTGCCGTTTACATTACAAATTGTCTTTGTTTTTTTGGCAGGTTGCTTACTTGGTGGACGCAATGGATTTCTAAGTCAACTCGTTTACATAGGAATTGGTTTAGCTGGCATGCCAGTTTTTACACAAGGTGGGGGCATTACATATGTATTGCAACCGACTTTTGGTTACTTAATAGGCTTCGCACTTGCTGCATTAGTGATCGGTTTTCTAATTAATCGAGTAGAAGCTCCAACAAAAAAACATTTC
Proteins encoded in this region:
- the bioA gene encoding adenosylmethionine--8-amino-7-oxononanoate transaminase; its protein translation is MKQVITELQKMDLQHVWHPCSQMKDYEDFPPIVIKKGQGVWLYDEKNNRYLDAVSSWWVNLFGHANPRISQALSEQAFTLEHVIFANFSHVPAIKLAQKLVALTPRSLQKVFFADNGSSAIEIALKMSFQYHMQIGKTTKKRFLALTDAYHGETLGALSVGGVDLYNEVYQPLLLDTVRAQGPDCFRCPFNKNPQSCDAQCISFVEKELSQHHMEITAVIIEPLIQAAAGMKMYPSIYLQRLRELCTNYDVHLIADEIAVGFGRTGTLFACEQAAISPDFMCLSKGLTGGYLPLSVVLTTNEVYQAFYDDYATMKAFLHSHSYTGNTLACRVALEVLSMFEEEHYIDIVQEKGERMRKLAVEAFSDLPFVGEYRQVGFVGAIELVANREMKEPFSSEERIGYQIYKRALTKGLLIRPLGNVLYFMPPYIITDEEMQFMIQTTKETIVQFFEERGNNACFKDNQRYHL
- a CDS encoding biotin transporter BioY, coding for MFQRQSTLSLVMIAMFAALTAIGAFIKIPLPVVPFTLQIVFVFLAGCLLGGRNGFLSQLVYIGIGLAGMPVFTQGGGITYVLQPTFGYLIGFALAALVIGFLINRVEAPTKKHFIGANIVGLIIIYAVAVPYLYLALNVWLNMQSSWSHVFLVGFLNSIVADFCLAIASALLAERLYKVFRSARAIKLVRVEKENVQ